A stretch of the Negativicoccus succinicivorans genome encodes the following:
- a CDS encoding PfkB family carbohydrate kinase, which produces MTSRPILLINDYIEHGTSNMNVLEPILRALGYPVSGLLTAVMSHSFEYGDYDYFPLTEHLRRTLPLWEKQGFTFAAVATGFIDSLGSLEQFALLRDALPKWRAQGSFILVDPVMGDNGALYPTLPQELVTEMRTLLPVADIITPNWTEAALLLGEDPACEQRVAPQWLERLCALGARACVITGVGNPDANVGTVYYRSADGHTGAVDFARLAPNFSGSGDYFNAVLLAALLRGESLAQAVKTAARFIEFALCETQAQKITAGNGLMLRGALQGTVKKWTEDE; this is translated from the coding sequence GAATGTGCTGGAGCCGATTTTGCGCGCTCTCGGTTATCCCGTGTCGGGATTGCTGACGGCGGTAATGAGCCACAGTTTCGAGTACGGAGACTATGACTATTTTCCGCTGACGGAGCATCTGCGGCGGACCTTGCCGCTTTGGGAGAAACAGGGTTTCACGTTTGCCGCGGTGGCGACCGGTTTTATCGACAGCCTCGGCAGTTTGGAACAATTTGCGTTGCTGCGGGACGCGTTACCGAAATGGCGCGCGCAAGGTTCGTTTATTCTGGTGGATCCCGTGATGGGGGATAACGGCGCCTTGTATCCCACATTGCCGCAGGAACTCGTCACGGAAATGCGCACGCTTTTGCCGGTGGCGGATATTATTACACCGAACTGGACGGAAGCGGCGTTGCTTTTGGGGGAAGATCCCGCGTGTGAGCAACGCGTCGCGCCGCAATGGCTCGAACGCTTATGCGCGTTGGGAGCAAGAGCTTGCGTAATCACGGGCGTGGGAAATCCTGACGCGAACGTCGGAACCGTTTATTATCGGTCGGCGGACGGTCACACGGGCGCTGTCGATTTTGCGCGCCTGGCGCCGAATTTCAGCGGCAGTGGCGATTATTTCAATGCGGTACTGCTCGCGGCGTTGCTGCGCGGGGAATCGCTTGCGCAGGCGGTGAAGACGGCGGCGCGATTCATTGAATTCGCACTGTGTGAAACGCAAGCGCAGAAAATTACCGCAGGCAACGGCTTGATGCTTCGCGGCGCGTTGCAAGGGACGGTAAAAAAATGGACGGAAGACGAATGA
- a CDS encoding M48 family metallopeptidase produces MFPTFRKYTAAVLAACFLTMPLAVPVEASWGDIGVSVLKGAVQMGAIREQLRELDENGQEEVLANAKEKSGYYDNAAYQERAQRILDSLVKSGVPKRKYVIFVNPSDDINAYCTLAAVLSVNKGTLDVLDDQQLAFVLAHEVSHGEHRDIVNGVTKKLSLAVAGSAVLSGGDSSAAQTLLMNLALNYINNEVFTMGQEKAADELGFTILEKTDYNLGGAPAAMHALLKEYGSGFNGGIARVIAPNSHPRNESRVTEAVNRMQAYSGNRVTVKGADVIVNDKTVLTPVKVGNYDAETRAYYVAGRLARLFHDHKMQPARLDGGAIYVGGQSLYTLSSGEDGHAIVNRLNAAVTPEAKAKKEKVDKPSKEIKQTSETKPTQDVKKDTPKKASEGNIKDRVNAILGRKS; encoded by the coding sequence ATGTTCCCTACATTTCGTAAATATACCGCAGCGGTCCTTGCCGCTTGTTTCTTAACGATGCCGCTCGCGGTACCGGTGGAGGCCTCGTGGGGTGATATCGGCGTCTCCGTACTCAAAGGCGCGGTGCAAATGGGCGCGATTCGCGAGCAGTTACGCGAACTTGACGAAAACGGGCAGGAAGAGGTTCTCGCCAATGCCAAAGAGAAAAGCGGTTACTATGATAATGCCGCCTATCAGGAACGCGCCCAACGCATTTTGGATTCCCTTGTGAAAAGCGGCGTGCCCAAGCGGAAGTATGTGATTTTTGTGAACCCCTCCGATGACATTAACGCCTACTGCACGCTCGCAGCCGTGCTTTCCGTCAACAAAGGCACATTGGACGTGCTTGACGATCAGCAGCTGGCATTTGTGCTCGCGCATGAAGTCAGTCACGGCGAACATCGCGATATCGTCAATGGCGTAACCAAAAAGCTCAGCCTCGCCGTCGCCGGCTCCGCCGTTCTTTCCGGCGGTGATTCGTCCGCCGCGCAAACGCTGCTGATGAATTTAGCTCTGAACTATATCAACAACGAAGTATTCACGATGGGTCAGGAAAAAGCTGCGGATGAGCTCGGTTTTACCATTTTGGAAAAAACGGATTACAATCTCGGCGGCGCTCCGGCTGCGATGCACGCCTTATTGAAAGAATACGGCTCCGGTTTCAATGGCGGCATCGCGCGCGTTATCGCGCCGAACTCGCATCCGCGCAACGAATCGCGCGTCACGGAAGCGGTCAACCGCATGCAGGCGTATTCCGGTAACCGCGTCACCGTCAAAGGCGCCGATGTTATCGTCAACGACAAGACCGTATTGACACCGGTTAAAGTCGGAAATTATGATGCCGAAACGCGCGCGTACTACGTTGCTGGTCGTTTGGCTCGTCTTTTCCATGATCATAAAATGCAACCGGCGCGATTGGACGGCGGCGCGATTTATGTAGGCGGCCAATCACTGTACACCCTTTCCTCCGGTGAAGACGGCCACGCGATCGTCAATCGTTTGAACGCAGCCGTTACCCCCGAAGCGAAAGCCAAAAAAGAAAAAGTTGATAAACCTTCCAAAGAAATAAAACAGACGTCGGAAACCAAACCGACCCAAGATGTCAAAAAGGACACGCCGAAAAAAGCTTCGGAAGGAAATATTAAAGATCGCGTCAACGCGATCCTCGGTCGCAAAAGCTGA